The region CGCAGCCGCGCGGGCACCAGGACGTGCTGGCCCAGCGCCAGCGGCAGCCGCTCGTACTGGCCGATCTGCACCGACGCCAGGTAGGCCGCCATCGGCTCGGCCTGCTCGTACACCCACGTCGTGGTGCTGCTGCCGGTGCGGCCGTCGACCAGCACGCCGTTGGCCACCGCCGTGTACGGCGACGCGGTGGTCACCGAGATCCGGTAGGTCGCCTTGTCCCGCACCAGGTCGTTGCACGGGAACCAGGACGGCGCGCCGATCGGCTGGCCGGCCACCAGCGCGCCGTCGGCCAGCTGCTCCCAGCCCAGGTCGCCCCAGTGCCGGGTGCGGACCGGCTGCGGCAGGCCCGAGTAGCGCACCTCGACCACGCTGCGCCCACGGCCCCGGTGCCGCAGCCGCAGCTTGCCGTCGCCGTGGGTGTAGCGCGCGGGCTTGCCGTCCACCAGGACCTTGCCGATGGCGAACCGGCCGAGGTCCAGCGTGATCGGGCCCTCAGTGTGCACCCACAGCCGGGCGCGCCCGGCCAGCCGCCCGGTCAGCGGCTTGTAGTCCAGCTCCAGGTCGTAGTGCTCGACCCGGCAGGCCGGGTCCCCGTGCTGCGCGAGCGGACCGGTCATCGCCACGCGGAGATCGGGTTGCCCAGCCACCGGCTGCCCGCCGGCACCTCCTCGCCGCGCATCACCAGCGAGGCGGGCCCCACCGTCGTGTGCGCGCCGACCGTCGCGCCGGGCAGCACGATCCCGTGCGGTCCGAGCGTCGAGCCCGCCGCCAACGTCACCTGGTCCATGCGCAGGATCCGATCATGGAACAGGTGGGTCTGCACCACGCACCCCCGGTTCACCGTCGCGCCGTCGCCCAACCGGACCAGGTCGGCCTCCGGGAACCAGTACGACTCGACCCACGCGCCGCGCCCGATCCGGGCGCCCAGCGCCCGCAGCCACAGCGGCATCAGCGGCGACCCGCCGGCCGAGCCGACCAGCCACGGCACGGCCAGGACCTCGACGAAGGTGTCCGCGAGCTCGTTGCGCCAGACGAACGCGCTCCACAGCGGGTACTCCCGCCGCCGGAACCGCCCGATCAGCAGCCACTTGGCCACCAGCGCCACCGCGCCCGCGGTCAGCCCGGCGGCCAGCAGCACCACGCCGGCCAGCAGCGGCGCGAACGCGCCCAGCTCGCGCAGCGCGAACAGCACCAGCACGACCAGTGCCACGTGGCACATCACCGGCACGACCCGGCACAGCTCGACCAGCGCCCGCGCCACGACCAGCCGCTTGGGCGGGTCGAACGTGCGGCTCTGGTCGCCGTCGGCGACCGCGCGCGGCAGCTTCATCGGCGGCATCCCGAGGTAGGAGCTGCCCGCCTTGGCCCGCTTCGGGGTGGCCGAGAGCACGCCGACCAGGCCCCGGTTGGGCACCGAGCGGCCGGGCGCGGTCATCCCGGAGTTGCCCAGGAACGCCCGCTTGCCGACCCGCGCCTCGGCGATCCGCAGCCAGCCGCCGCCCAGCTCGTAGGAGCCGACCATGGTGTCGTCGGCGAGGAACGCGCCGTCGCCGATTCGGGTCATCTTCGGCAGCGCCAGCACGGTCGAGGCCTCCACGCCCCGGCCGACCCGCATGCCGAGCAGCCGCAGCCACACCGGCGTGAACAGGCTGGCGTACAACGGGAACAGCGCCACCCGGGCCATGTTCATCAGCCGCTCGGTGGTCCACGCCTGCCACGCGACCCGGCTGTGCACCGGGTACACGCCCGCCCGCAGCCCGATCCCGAGCAGCCGCACGGACACCAGCACGAGCAGCGCGTACGCGCCCAGCCACGCCACCGTCGCCAGTGGCACGGCGATCAGCGCGGAGCCCAACGTCAGCGGGCCCTGCGCGAACGGGCCGCGCACCACCAGCAGCAGCGCGGGCAGCGCGGCCACGGCGGGCAGCAGGCCCAGCGCGAAGGTCGTCGCGCCGTAGACGTTCTTCCACCACAGCGAGCGCGGCGGGCGGGTGCGCAGCCGGGACGCCTTGCCGGAGCGCTGCGCGGGCACCCCGGACCAGCGCTGGCCGGTCGGCACCGAGCCGGCCACGCCGGAACCGGGCGCGACCTCGGCCCGCTTGCCGATCCGGGCGCCGGGGAACAGCGTGCTGCGCGCGCCGACCGTGGCCCCCGCGCCGACCCGGATGCGGCCGATCCGCACCAGGTCGCCGTCCACCCACGTGCCGGACAGGTCGACCTCGGGTTCGATCGCGCTGCCCCGGCCGAGCTTGAGCAGCCCGGTGACCGGCGGCATCGAGTGCAGGTCGACGTCCGGACCGATCTTGGCGCCCAGCGCGCGGGCGTAGTGCGTGATCCAGGAGCCGGCCAGGTTCGTCGCGCCGGTGTGCTCGGCGAGCTTCTCGGCGGTCCACAGCCGCAGGTGCACGCCCCCGCCGCGCGGGTACGCGCCCGGCTTGACGCCGCGCAGCAGCAGGCGCGCGCCGCCGGCCGCGAGGGCGACCTTGCCGGGCGGGCTGATGAACAGCAGCCACCCGGCCGCGACCAGCCACCAGGAGACCGACAGCAGGCCGAGCACGTTGCCGATCGCGGCGAGCGCGACCGTCCACCGCAGACCGGCGACGGTCATCAGCGGCACGGTCAGCAGCGCCTGCACGAGCGTCGCGCGGCGCGGTGTCGGCGTGACCTCGCGGACCGGAGCTTCGTGCGCGGCCAGCTCGTCGAGCCGCACGGCGAACGCGCGCAGCGTCGGGTGCTGGTAGACGTCGCTGACCGAGACCTCGGCGTACTTGGTGCGCACCAACGACATCAGCTGCGCGGCGGCCAGGCTGCCGCCGCCGCTGGCGAAGAAGTCCGCGTCGGAGCGGGAGACCCGCGAGCCGATCACCTCGGCCCACTGCTCGGCCAGCCACGCCTCGGTGCCCTGCAGGTGGCTCTCCGCCTCGGTGTCGAGCGCGGGCAGCGGCCACGGCAGGGCGTTGCGGTCGACCTTGCCGGAGGTCCGGGTCGGCAGCGTGTCGACCACGGCGATCAGCGGCACCAGGGCGGCGGGCAGCGCGGCCCGCAGCCGGGACACCGCGTCGGCGTGGTCGAAGTCGTCGCCGGCGACCAGGTAGCCGACCAGGATCTGGTTGCCGCCCTTGGTGGTCCGCACGGCCGCCGCCGCGCCGGCCACGCCGGGCAGGGCCTGTAGCGCCGCGTCGACCTCGCCCAGCTCGATCCGCCGGCCGCCGAGCTTGATCTGCTCGTCGGCGCGGCCCAGGAACAGCAGGCCCTCGGGCTCGGCCTTGACCAGGTCGCCGCTGCGGTAGGCGCGGGTCCAGCCCAGCGCCTCCAGCGGGGCGAACTTCTCGGCGTCCTTGGCCGGGTCGAGGTAGCGGGCCAGGCCGACGCCGCCGATCACCAGCTCGCCGGTGCCGCCCATCGGCACCACCCGGCCCTCGCCGTCGACCACGGCCAGTTCCCAGCCGTCCAGCGGGAGCCCGATGCGCACCGGGCCGACGCCGGTCAGCGGCGCGGCGCAGGCGACCACCGTGGCCTCGGTGGGGCCGTAGGTGTTCCACACCTCGCGGCCGTCGACGGCGAGCCGCTCGGCCAGTTCCGGCGGGCACGCCTCGCCGCCGAAGATCAGCAGCCGCACGTCGTCGAGCGCCTCGACCGGCCACAGCGCGGCCAGCGTAGGCACCGTGGACACGACGGTGATCTCCTGCTCCACCAGCCACGGCCCGAGGTCCATGCCGGTGCGCACCAGCGAGCGCGGGGCGGGCACCAGGCACGCGCCGTTGCGCCACGCCAGCCACATCTCCTCGCAGGACGCGTCGAACGCGACGGACAGGCCCGCGAGCACGCGGTCGTCCGGGCTGATCGGGTCGTCGGCGAGGAACAGGCGCGCCTCGGCGTCGACGAACGCGGCGGCCGAGCGGTGCGAGACCGCGACGCCCTTGGGCCTGCCGGTCGAGCCGGAGGTGAAGATGATCCAGGCGTCGTCGTCCGGGCCGGGGGTGCCGACCATGCCCAGCGGGGTGGAACGCGGCACGATCGTGCGGCCCTCGGTCAGCACCGCGCAGGCGTCGGCCTCGCCGAACACGAGGTCGGCGCGCTCGTCCGGGTCTTCGGCGTCGACCGGCACGTAGGCCGCGCCGGCGGCGAGCACCGCGAGGATCGAGACGTAGAGGTCGACCGTGCCGGACGGGACGCGGATGCCGACCCGGTCGCCGACGCCGATGCCGCGGCCCGCGAGTTCGCGGCGCGTGCCGTCGACCTCGGCCAGGAGTTCGCGGTAGGTCAGGCAAACCGTGCCGTCGTCGATCGCGGGCGCGTCCGGGTGGCGGCGCGCGGTGTCGGCGACGACGTCGAGCAGGGTGCGCTCCGGCGTGGCGGCGCGGGCGCGGAACAGCGCGGGTGCGAGGGTGGAGTCGGGGGCAATGGTCACCGGCGGGCACCGGGTGAAGGCTGGCGCACTTTCGTCCTCCGAAAGGTGGGGGAGCTGCTCCGCTTTCGGTGCTACACCGGCCAAGCAGCCTCGGCGATCGCGTGCCGCGAAATCGCCGAAGTGCCACTTTACCTGGGGTTCCGTGCTGTGCCGTGTGATCGACACGCGAAGTGGGAGGACTCACAGGGGGTAACGCGGTTGACTTCCGAACAGGTGCCATGTTCGATCGAACAAGACGACTGATTGGAGCGCGTCGGATGAAGGTCGGGATCACCATCCTCCCCGAGTATCGCTGGGCCGAGGCGAAACCGCGCTGGGAGGCGTTGGAGCGCTACGGTTTCCACCACGCGTGGACGTTCGACCACGTCGGCTGGCGGACCCTCGTGGACGGCCCGTGGTTCTCCGCCGTGCCGACGTTGGCGCTGGCAGCGGCCGCGACGACGCGGATCGGGCTGGGCATCCTGGTGGCCTCGCCCAATTTCCGGCACCCGGTGTCGTTCGCCCGCGAGCTGACCGCGCTGGACGACGTGTCGGACGGGCGGTTCACGCTCGGCATCGGCGCGGGCGGGATGCGGGGCTACGACACGGAAGTGTTCGGCGGGACGAACACCGCGGCCAGTCCGGCGCGCCGGTACGCGGAGTTCGTGGAGCTGCTGGATGCCTTGCTGACACACGACAACGTCACCTGGACGGGTGAGTACTACCGGGCTTCCGGCGCGCGGAACCTGCCTGGTTGCGTGCAGCGGCCCCGGATCCCGTTCGTCCTGGCGGCCAACGGGCCCAAGGCGCTGCGGCTGGTCGCGCGGTTCGGCCAGGGCTGGGTCACCACCGGCACCTCGCAGGACACGCTGGACTCGTGGTGGGCCTCGGTGGCCGAGCTGTCGGCGCGACTGGACGACGCGCTGGACGAGGCCGGGCGGGACCGCTCGCAGGTGCGGCGGTTCCTCCAGACCGACGCCGCACCGGTGTTCTCGCTGTCGAGCGTCGAGTGCTTCCGTGATTTCCTGGGCCGGGCGGGGGAATCGGGCTTCACCGACCTGGCCGCGCCGTGGCCGCGCGAGTCGGGCGTGTTCGCCGGCGACGAGGGCCTGCTGGAGACGATCGCGGCCGAAGTCCTGCCCGAACTCGACTAGGCTCCCGTGACGGACCCGCCGCCTGTCGGTGCGTGGGTCTTCCCGGCACCTCCCGAATACTGTCCACTGTAGACAGCAGCGAGTCTTGCACCGCGGAACGCCGGAATCGGCAGCGGCGGGCGGATCGCGCTCACGCAGGGCAGGGCGGTGCGTACGCCGAGCCGGGGAAGTACCGCTCCCACTCCGATTCGGTGATCCGGGGCCGGGCCGCCGCGCACACCCAGCCCGCCACCGACTCGGGGTCGACGTCCCACAGCCGCGCCGACCCGTCCTCGCCGGCGGTGACCAGGGTCCGGCCGTGGAACGCGACCGAGTACACCCGGTCGGTGTGCACGGCGAGCACGGCGACCGCGCCCGGCTCGGCCCCGGTGAGGTCCCACAGCCGCGCGGTGCGGTCGAACCCGGCCGTGGCCAGGCTCCGGCCGTCCGGGGCGAACGCGACCGACTGGACCACCCCGCTGTGCCCGGCGAGCACCGCCCGCTGCCGGGGTGCGCGCGGGTCGGTCACGTCCCACAGCCGCGCGGTCCGGTCCAGCGACCCGGTGGCCACGGTCCGGCCGTCCGGGCTGAACGCGACCGACGTCGCCCGGTCGGTGTGCCCGTCCAGGTCGGCCAGCCGGGCCGGTCCGCGCGGGTCGGTGACGTCCCACAGCCGGATCCGGTGGTTCATCACCCCCGCGACGACCCGGCCGTCCGGGCTGACGGCGGTGGCGTGGATGCCCTCGTCGCCCTCGCTGCGCAGCACGCCCAGCGGGCGCAGGTCGGCGAGGTCCCACAGCCGCACGGTGAAGTCGTCGCCGGCGGTCGCCAGCAGCCCGCCCTGCGGGGCGAACGCCACCGAGCGCACGCTCGCGTCGTGCGCGACCGTGGTGACCCGCCGGGGGTGCGCCGGGTCGGAGGTGTCGTAGTACGCGATCGTCCCGTCGATGCCGCCGGCCGCGACGAACCGCCCGTCCGGGCCGAACACGGTCGACTTCACCGGGGCGGTCGCGTCGGCCAGCACCGGTCCCGGCACCGGCCGGCGCGGGTTGCGCACGTCCCACAGCCGGGCGGTGTGGTCCTCGCCGCCCACGACGACGTGCCGGCCGTCCGGCGCGAACGTCGCCGACCACGACGGCGGCCCGCCCAGCACCGGGCCGGGCACCTCGGTGAACAGCGCGGTCCCGTCGTCGGCGGCGGAGGCGAGCACGTGCCCGTCCGGCGAGAACGTCACCGAGTAGACCGTGTCGGTGTGCCCGGTGATCGTGTTGAGCAGCACCGGCCGGTCCGGCGCGGAGGTGTCCCAGACCTTGGTCGCGTAGTCCCACCCGGCGGTGGCCACGGTCCGGTTGTCCGGGCTGAACGCCACCGTCTGCACCTCGCCGCTGTGCCCGGCGAGCACGCCCAACGCCCGGGGCGGCCCGGTCACGTCCCACAGCCGCGCGGTGTGGTCCGCGCCCGCCGTCACCAGCCGGACCCCGTCCGGGCTGAACGCGAGTGACCGCACGGGCCCGGCGTGCGCGTCGATCCGGGCGAGTTCGACGCGGTCGGCCACCCGCCACAGCCGGGCCGTGCCGTCCTCGGCGGCGGTGGCCAGCCGAGCCCCGTCAGGGCTGAACGCCACCCGCCACACGATGCCCTCGTGCCCGGTGAACTCGCCGAGCGCGGCCGGCCGGCGCGGTGCCCGGACGTCCCACAGCCGCACCCGGCCGGCCGCGCCCGAGGTGGCCAGCAGCGTGCCGTCCGGGCTGAGTTCCGCCTGGTAGATCGGGTCTTCGTGGGCGGCGAACCCGGTCAGCAACACGGGTTCGCGGGGGTTCTCCAGGTTCCAGATCCGCACCTGGCCGTCGTAGTGCGAGGCGACCAGCAGGCCCCCGCCGGGGCTGAACGCCAGCGACTCGACGTCGTCGGGCTGGTCGGCCAGCTCCGCCGTCCCGACCGGCCGCAGCGGCTCGGTGACGTCCCACAGCCGCACCGTCCGGTCGTCGCCACCGGTCGCCATCCGGGTGCCGTCGCGGGTGTAGGCCACCGCGTTGACCTTGAGCCGCAACGCCGTCGCGAACGGCGCGGCGTACGCGCCCAGCAACGCGCTGCGCGCCTCCACGGTCGGCGCGA is a window of Saccharothrix espanaensis DSM 44229 DNA encoding:
- a CDS encoding nSTAND1 domain-containing NTPase; translated protein: MARRERPLADGDGPLLSFAADLRRLREEAGGPTYRELGTRAHYSAATLSDAAGGRKLPTLAVTQGYVRACGGDVDAWTERWHRVAAALAPPPEDDPDDGPYVGLGTFQPEDADRFFGRDRLLGELRDRLERRSAVAVFGASGAGKSSLLRAGLVAGEDGPVVLFTPGARPWEECAVRLARLGLGSPGSLLAELADPRGLLRLVRRLDRPLVVVDQFEEVFTLCANRRERSGFITGLVTAAEHARVVLGVRADFYSHCTASPELADVLRDGTLVVGPMTTDELREAITRPAAQAGCAVEGALVSRLVGDAGGQAGALPLVSHALRETWRRRRGNTLALTGYEAVGGLDRAVANTAEAAYTALEPGRRELVRQVFLRLTALGEGTEDTKRRVARAELADPEVAAVVEHLTRARLLTAGRDTVEISHEALLRSWPRLRGWLVEDRDGVRLHRGLTEATGTWLAHDRDPGSLLRGSRLAAARDWAAGGGDLLSAREREFLRVSAEQADRERVVESRRSRRLRRLVAVLSVLLLVAAGATGFAVTAEQRAAEQRDVARSQKAAADAVALHPANPALAAQVGLAAYRLAPTVEARSALLGAYAAPFATALRLKVNAVAYTRDGTRMATGGDDRTVRLWDVTEPLRPVGTAELADQPDDVESLAFSPGGGLLVASHYDGQVRIWNLENPREPVLLTGFAAHEDPIYQAELSPDGTLLATSGAAGRVRLWDVRAPRRPAALGEFTGHEGIVWRVAFSPDGARLATAAEDGTARLWRVADRVELARIDAHAGPVRSLAFSPDGVRLVTAGADHTARLWDVTGPPRALGVLAGHSGEVQTVAFSPDNRTVATAGWDYATKVWDTSAPDRPVLLNTITGHTDTVYSVTFSPDGHVLASAADDGTALFTEVPGPVLGGPPSWSATFAPDGRHVVVGGEDHTARLWDVRNPRRPVPGPVLADATAPVKSTVFGPDGRFVAAGGIDGTIAYYDTSDPAHPRRVTTVAHDASVRSVAFAPQGGLLATAGDDFTVRLWDLADLRPLGVLRSEGDEGIHATAVSPDGRVVAGVMNHRIRLWDVTDPRGPARLADLDGHTDRATSVAFSPDGRTVATGSLDRTARLWDVTDPRAPRQRAVLAGHSGVVQSVAFAPDGRSLATAGFDRTARLWDLTGAEPGAVAVLAVHTDRVYSVAFHGRTLVTAGEDGSARLWDVDPESVAGWVCAAARPRITESEWERYFPGSAYAPPCPA
- a CDS encoding Pls/PosA family non-ribosomal peptide synthetase, with protein sequence MTIAPDSTLAPALFRARAATPERTLLDVVADTARRHPDAPAIDDGTVCLTYRELLAEVDGTRRELAGRGIGVGDRVGIRVPSGTVDLYVSILAVLAAGAAYVPVDAEDPDERADLVFGEADACAVLTEGRTIVPRSTPLGMVGTPGPDDDAWIIFTSGSTGRPKGVAVSHRSAAAFVDAEARLFLADDPISPDDRVLAGLSVAFDASCEEMWLAWRNGACLVPAPRSLVRTGMDLGPWLVEQEITVVSTVPTLAALWPVEALDDVRLLIFGGEACPPELAERLAVDGREVWNTYGPTEATVVACAAPLTGVGPVRIGLPLDGWELAVVDGEGRVVPMGGTGELVIGGVGLARYLDPAKDAEKFAPLEALGWTRAYRSGDLVKAEPEGLLFLGRADEQIKLGGRRIELGEVDAALQALPGVAGAAAAVRTTKGGNQILVGYLVAGDDFDHADAVSRLRAALPAALVPLIAVVDTLPTRTSGKVDRNALPWPLPALDTEAESHLQGTEAWLAEQWAEVIGSRVSRSDADFFASGGGSLAAAQLMSLVRTKYAEVSVSDVYQHPTLRAFAVRLDELAAHEAPVREVTPTPRRATLVQALLTVPLMTVAGLRWTVALAAIGNVLGLLSVSWWLVAAGWLLFISPPGKVALAAGGARLLLRGVKPGAYPRGGGVHLRLWTAEKLAEHTGATNLAGSWITHYARALGAKIGPDVDLHSMPPVTGLLKLGRGSAIEPEVDLSGTWVDGDLVRIGRIRVGAGATVGARSTLFPGARIGKRAEVAPGSGVAGSVPTGQRWSGVPAQRSGKASRLRTRPPRSLWWKNVYGATTFALGLLPAVAALPALLLVVRGPFAQGPLTLGSALIAVPLATVAWLGAYALLVLVSVRLLGIGLRAGVYPVHSRVAWQAWTTERLMNMARVALFPLYASLFTPVWLRLLGMRVGRGVEASTVLALPKMTRIGDGAFLADDTMVGSYELGGGWLRIAEARVGKRAFLGNSGMTAPGRSVPNRGLVGVLSATPKRAKAGSSYLGMPPMKLPRAVADGDQSRTFDPPKRLVVARALVELCRVVPVMCHVALVVLVLFALRELGAFAPLLAGVVLLAAGLTAGAVALVAKWLLIGRFRRREYPLWSAFVWRNELADTFVEVLAVPWLVGSAGGSPLMPLWLRALGARIGRGAWVESYWFPEADLVRLGDGATVNRGCVVQTHLFHDRILRMDQVTLAAGSTLGPHGIVLPGATVGAHTTVGPASLVMRGEEVPAGSRWLGNPISAWR
- a CDS encoding LLM class flavin-dependent oxidoreductase translates to MKVGITILPEYRWAEAKPRWEALERYGFHHAWTFDHVGWRTLVDGPWFSAVPTLALAAAATTRIGLGILVASPNFRHPVSFARELTALDDVSDGRFTLGIGAGGMRGYDTEVFGGTNTAASPARRYAEFVELLDALLTHDNVTWTGEYYRASGARNLPGCVQRPRIPFVLAANGPKALRLVARFGQGWVTTGTSQDTLDSWWASVAELSARLDDALDEAGRDRSQVRRFLQTDAAPVFSLSSVECFRDFLGRAGESGFTDLAAPWPRESGVFAGDEGLLETIAAEVLPELD